A stretch of Coxiella endosymbiont of Amblyomma sculptum DNA encodes these proteins:
- the dapB gene encoding 4-hydroxy-tetrahydrodipicolinate reductase: protein MIDIIVNGVNGKMGRVIRENIATQVDLRLVAGTGRRDDLTTVIKITRADVVIDFTTPSAVFSNTKKIIDAGARPVIGTTGLTAEQIDILSRRCRTKKLGGIVAPNFFLGAILMMKYAKDASRYFPDSEIVEMHHPQKTDAPSGTAIRTAQMMTEVQSSQNREKNISLSKSSVSTNIELQKKPLDCCCNTLTKKETDIPIHSVRLPGLFSHQLVLFGGKGEVLTIRHDGTDRKCMVSGIFIACRKVMELDRLVYGLENLL, encoded by the coding sequence ATGATCGACATTATTGTTAATGGAGTTAATGGGAAAATGGGTCGTGTAATTAGAGAAAATATTGCGACTCAAGTTGATCTTCGATTGGTCGCAGGAACTGGTCGTCGAGACGATTTAACAACGGTCATAAAAATAACGAGAGCAGACGTAGTTATCGATTTCACTACCCCCAGTGCGGTTTTTTCCAACACAAAAAAAATTATCGACGCGGGAGCTCGACCTGTGATTGGAACAACAGGATTGACTGCCGAACAAATTGATATCCTATCGAGACGATGTCGAACAAAAAAATTGGGTGGAATTGTTGCTCCAAACTTTTTTTTAGGAGCGATCTTGATGATGAAGTATGCTAAAGATGCTTCTCGGTATTTCCCCGATTCCGAAATTGTCGAAATGCACCATCCCCAAAAAACAGACGCCCCTTCAGGAACTGCAATCAGAACCGCTCAAATGATGACGGAGGTACAATCTTCTCAAAACAGAGAGAAAAACATCTCTCTTTCCAAATCTTCCGTCTCTACTAATATCGAACTTCAGAAAAAACCTCTCGATTGCTGCTGCAATACGTTAACAAAAAAAGAGACTGACATTCCCATTCACTCTGTTCGTCTTCCGGGATTGTTTTCTCATCAGTTAGTGCTTTTTGGTGGAAAAGGAGAGGTATTGACTATTCGTCATGACGGAACAGATCGTAAATGTATGGTATCAGGGATTTTTATTGCGTGTCGAAAAGTAATGGAATTGGACCGTCTGGTGTATGGATTGGAGAATCTCCTGTAG